One region of Bubalus kerabau isolate K-KA32 ecotype Philippines breed swamp buffalo chromosome 6, PCC_UOA_SB_1v2, whole genome shotgun sequence genomic DNA includes:
- the MYBPHL gene encoding myosin-binding protein H-like isoform X8 codes for MEAATAPEAALRPTLKVKEASPADADGPQASPQRGTGSPLPQLLPPIEEHPKIWLPRALRQTYIRKVGDTVNLLIPFQGKPKPQAIWTRDGCALDTSRVSVRNGDRDSILFIREAQRADSGRYQLSVQLGGLEATATIDILVIERLGPPQSIKLVDVWGSSATLEWTPPQDMGNAALLGYTVQKADTKSGLCFTVLERCRRASCTIPNLVVGNSYAFRVFAENKCGLSENAPVTADLAHIQKAATVYRTEGFAQRDFSEAPKFTQPLADCTTVIGYDTQLFCCVRASPKPKIIWLKNKMDIQGNPKYRALTHLGICSLEIRKPGPFDGGIYTCKAVNPLGEASVDCRVDVKGRIAISALQRRDLKHREVTDQFTLDFQCCS; via the exons ATGGAGGCAGCCACAGCTCCGGAGGCAGCCTTGAGACCCACACTGAAGGTGAAAGAAGCCAGCCCAGCAGATGCTGACGGACCTCAGGCTTCACCCCAGCGGGGGACTGGCAGCCCCCTTCCCCAGCTCCTGCCCCCCATAGAAG AGCACCCCAAGATCTGGCTACCTCGGGCCCTGAGGCAGACCTACATCAGGAAGGTTGGAGATACCGTGAACCTTCTAATCCCATTCCAG GGCAAACCCAAACCTCAAGCCATCTGGACGCGTGATGGCTGTGCCTTGGACACCAGTCGTGTGAGTGTGCGGAATGGGGACCGGGACTCTATCCTCTTCATCAGAGAGGCCCAGCGTGCTGACTCGGGTCGCTACCAGCTCAGTGTGCAGCTGGGCGGGCTGGAGGCCACCGCCACCATTGACATCCTGGTGATTG AGAGGCTGGGCCCTCCTCAGAGCATCAAGTTGGTGGATGTCTGGGGCTCCAGCGCTACCCTGGAGTGGACTCCTCCCCAAGACATGGGCAATGCGGCCCTCCTGGGATACACGGTGCAGAAGGCTGACACCAAATCTGGG CTGTGCTTCACTGTGCTGGAGCGCTGCCGCCGCGCCAGCTGCACCATCCCCAACCTCGTCGTAGGCAACTCCTACGCATTTCGAGTCTTTGCTGAGAACAAGTGCGGGCTCAGCGAGAACGCCCCCGTCACTGCCGACCTGGCCCACATCCAGAAAGCAG CTACTGTTTACAGGACCGAGGGCTTTGCCCAGCGAGATTTCTCTGAAGCCCCGAAGTTCACCCAGCCCCTGGCAGACTGCACTACAGTCATCGGCTACGACACCCAGCTCTTCTGCTGTGTCCGTGCCTCCCCCAAG CCGAAGATCATCTGGCTGAAGAACAAGATGGATATCCAGGGCAACCCCAAGTACAGAGCCCTTACTCACCTGGGAATCTGCTCCCTGGAAATCCGTAAGCCTGGCCCCTTTGATGGAGGCATCTACACCTGCAAAGCGGTTAACCCCCTGGGGGAGGCGTCCGTGGACTGTCGGGTGGATGTGAAAG GAAGAATCGCTATTTCCGCTTTGCAAAGGAGAGACCTGAAGCACAGGGAGGTGACTGATCAGTTTACCCTGGATTTCCAGTGTTG CTCCTAA
- the MYBPHL gene encoding myosin-binding protein H-like isoform X6, giving the protein MEAATAPEAALRPTLKVKEASPADADGPQASPQRGTGSPLPQLLPPIEEHPKIWLPRALRQTYIRKVGDTVNLLIPFQGKPKPQAIWTRDGCALDTSRVSVRNGDRDSILFIREAQRADSGRYQLSVQLGGLEATATIDILVIERLGPPQSIKLVDVWGSSATLEWTPPQDMGNAALLGYTVQKADTKSGGSHSRRVAGHLQLCFTVLERCRRASCTIPNLVVGNSYAFRVFAENKCGLSENAPVTADLAHIQKAATVYRTEGFAQRDFSEAPKFTQPLADCTTVIGYDTQLFCCVRASPKPKIIWLKNKMDIQGNPKYRALTHLGICSLEIRKPGPFDGGIYTCKAVNPLGEASVDCRVDVKGRIAISALQRRDLKHREVTDQFTLDFQCCS; this is encoded by the exons ATGGAGGCAGCCACAGCTCCGGAGGCAGCCTTGAGACCCACACTGAAGGTGAAAGAAGCCAGCCCAGCAGATGCTGACGGACCTCAGGCTTCACCCCAGCGGGGGACTGGCAGCCCCCTTCCCCAGCTCCTGCCCCCCATAGAAG AGCACCCCAAGATCTGGCTACCTCGGGCCCTGAGGCAGACCTACATCAGGAAGGTTGGAGATACCGTGAACCTTCTAATCCCATTCCAG GGCAAACCCAAACCTCAAGCCATCTGGACGCGTGATGGCTGTGCCTTGGACACCAGTCGTGTGAGTGTGCGGAATGGGGACCGGGACTCTATCCTCTTCATCAGAGAGGCCCAGCGTGCTGACTCGGGTCGCTACCAGCTCAGTGTGCAGCTGGGCGGGCTGGAGGCCACCGCCACCATTGACATCCTGGTGATTG AGAGGCTGGGCCCTCCTCAGAGCATCAAGTTGGTGGATGTCTGGGGCTCCAGCGCTACCCTGGAGTGGACTCCTCCCCAAGACATGGGCAATGCGGCCCTCCTGGGATACACGGTGCAGAAGGCTGACACCAAATCTGGG GGGTCTCACTCCCGGCGTGTTGCGGGGCACCTGCAGCTGTGCTTCACTGTGCTGGAGCGCTGCCGCCGCGCCAGCTGCACCATCCCCAACCTCGTCGTAGGCAACTCCTACGCATTTCGAGTCTTTGCTGAGAACAAGTGCGGGCTCAGCGAGAACGCCCCCGTCACTGCCGACCTGGCCCACATCCAGAAAGCAG CTACTGTTTACAGGACCGAGGGCTTTGCCCAGCGAGATTTCTCTGAAGCCCCGAAGTTCACCCAGCCCCTGGCAGACTGCACTACAGTCATCGGCTACGACACCCAGCTCTTCTGCTGTGTCCGTGCCTCCCCCAAG CCGAAGATCATCTGGCTGAAGAACAAGATGGATATCCAGGGCAACCCCAAGTACAGAGCCCTTACTCACCTGGGAATCTGCTCCCTGGAAATCCGTAAGCCTGGCCCCTTTGATGGAGGCATCTACACCTGCAAAGCGGTTAACCCCCTGGGGGAGGCGTCCGTGGACTGTCGGGTGGATGTGAAAG GAAGAATCGCTATTTCCGCTTTGCAAAGGAGAGACCTGAAGCACAGGGAGGTGACTGATCAGTTTACCCTGGATTTCCAGTGTTG CTCCTAA
- the MYBPHL gene encoding myosin-binding protein H-like isoform X11, which produces MEAATAPEAALRPTLKVKEASPADADGPQASPQRGTGSPLPQLLPPIEEHPKIWLPRALRQTYIRKVGDTVNLLIPFQGKPKPQAIWTRDGCALDTSRVSVRNGDRDSILFIREAQRADSGRYQLSVQLGGLEATATIDILVIGNSYAFRVFAENKCGLSENAPVTADLAHIQKAATVYRTEGFAQRDFSEAPKFTQPLADCTTVIGYDTQLFCCVRASPKMSLNVAAAGAKSLQSCPTLCDPVDCSLPGSSFHGIFQPKIIWLKNKMDIQGNPKYRALTHLGICSLEIRKPGPFDGGIYTCKAVNPLGEASVDCRVDVKGRIAISALQRRDLKHREVTDQFTLDFQCCS; this is translated from the exons ATGGAGGCAGCCACAGCTCCGGAGGCAGCCTTGAGACCCACACTGAAGGTGAAAGAAGCCAGCCCAGCAGATGCTGACGGACCTCAGGCTTCACCCCAGCGGGGGACTGGCAGCCCCCTTCCCCAGCTCCTGCCCCCCATAGAAG AGCACCCCAAGATCTGGCTACCTCGGGCCCTGAGGCAGACCTACATCAGGAAGGTTGGAGATACCGTGAACCTTCTAATCCCATTCCAG GGCAAACCCAAACCTCAAGCCATCTGGACGCGTGATGGCTGTGCCTTGGACACCAGTCGTGTGAGTGTGCGGAATGGGGACCGGGACTCTATCCTCTTCATCAGAGAGGCCCAGCGTGCTGACTCGGGTCGCTACCAGCTCAGTGTGCAGCTGGGCGGGCTGGAGGCCACCGCCACCATTGACATCCTGGTGATTG GCAACTCCTACGCATTTCGAGTCTTTGCTGAGAACAAGTGCGGGCTCAGCGAGAACGCCCCCGTCACTGCCGACCTGGCCCACATCCAGAAAGCAG CTACTGTTTACAGGACCGAGGGCTTTGCCCAGCGAGATTTCTCTGAAGCCCCGAAGTTCACCCAGCCCCTGGCAGACTGCACTACAGTCATCGGCTACGACACCCAGCTCTTCTGCTGTGTCCGTGCCTCCCCCAAG ATGTCActtaatgttgctgctgctggtgctaagtcgcttcagtcgtgtccaactctgtgcgaccccgtggactgcagcctaccaggctcctccttccatgggattttccag CCGAAGATCATCTGGCTGAAGAACAAGATGGATATCCAGGGCAACCCCAAGTACAGAGCCCTTACTCACCTGGGAATCTGCTCCCTGGAAATCCGTAAGCCTGGCCCCTTTGATGGAGGCATCTACACCTGCAAAGCGGTTAACCCCCTGGGGGAGGCGTCCGTGGACTGTCGGGTGGATGTGAAAG GAAGAATCGCTATTTCCGCTTTGCAAAGGAGAGACCTGAAGCACAGGGAGGTGACTGATCAGTTTACCCTGGATTTCCAGTGTTG CTCCTAA
- the MYBPHL gene encoding myosin-binding protein H-like isoform X1 has translation MEAATAPEAALRPTLKVKEASPADADGPQASPQRGTGSPLPQLLPPIEEHPKIWLPRALRQTYIRKVGDTVNLLIPFQGKPKPQAIWTRDGCALDTSRVSVRNGDRDSILFIREAQRADSGRYQLSVQLGGLEATATIDILVIERLGPPQSIKLVDVWGSSATLEWTPPQDMGNAALLGYTVQKADTKSGGSHSRRVAGHLQLCFTVLERCRRASCTIPNLVVGNSYAFRVFAENKCGLSENAPVTADLAHIQKAATVYRTEGFAQRDFSEAPKFTQPLADCTTVIGYDTQLFCCVRASPKMSLNVAAAGAKSLQSCPTLCDPVDCSLPGSSFHGIFQPKIIWLKNKMDIQGNPKYRALTHLGICSLEIRKPGPFDGGIYTCKAVNPLGEASVDCRVDVKGRIAISALQRRDLKHREVTDQFTLDFQCCS, from the exons ATGGAGGCAGCCACAGCTCCGGAGGCAGCCTTGAGACCCACACTGAAGGTGAAAGAAGCCAGCCCAGCAGATGCTGACGGACCTCAGGCTTCACCCCAGCGGGGGACTGGCAGCCCCCTTCCCCAGCTCCTGCCCCCCATAGAAG AGCACCCCAAGATCTGGCTACCTCGGGCCCTGAGGCAGACCTACATCAGGAAGGTTGGAGATACCGTGAACCTTCTAATCCCATTCCAG GGCAAACCCAAACCTCAAGCCATCTGGACGCGTGATGGCTGTGCCTTGGACACCAGTCGTGTGAGTGTGCGGAATGGGGACCGGGACTCTATCCTCTTCATCAGAGAGGCCCAGCGTGCTGACTCGGGTCGCTACCAGCTCAGTGTGCAGCTGGGCGGGCTGGAGGCCACCGCCACCATTGACATCCTGGTGATTG AGAGGCTGGGCCCTCCTCAGAGCATCAAGTTGGTGGATGTCTGGGGCTCCAGCGCTACCCTGGAGTGGACTCCTCCCCAAGACATGGGCAATGCGGCCCTCCTGGGATACACGGTGCAGAAGGCTGACACCAAATCTGGG GGGTCTCACTCCCGGCGTGTTGCGGGGCACCTGCAGCTGTGCTTCACTGTGCTGGAGCGCTGCCGCCGCGCCAGCTGCACCATCCCCAACCTCGTCGTAGGCAACTCCTACGCATTTCGAGTCTTTGCTGAGAACAAGTGCGGGCTCAGCGAGAACGCCCCCGTCACTGCCGACCTGGCCCACATCCAGAAAGCAG CTACTGTTTACAGGACCGAGGGCTTTGCCCAGCGAGATTTCTCTGAAGCCCCGAAGTTCACCCAGCCCCTGGCAGACTGCACTACAGTCATCGGCTACGACACCCAGCTCTTCTGCTGTGTCCGTGCCTCCCCCAAG ATGTCActtaatgttgctgctgctggtgctaagtcgcttcagtcgtgtccaactctgtgcgaccccgtggactgcagcctaccaggctcctccttccatgggattttccag CCGAAGATCATCTGGCTGAAGAACAAGATGGATATCCAGGGCAACCCCAAGTACAGAGCCCTTACTCACCTGGGAATCTGCTCCCTGGAAATCCGTAAGCCTGGCCCCTTTGATGGAGGCATCTACACCTGCAAAGCGGTTAACCCCCTGGGGGAGGCGTCCGTGGACTGTCGGGTGGATGTGAAAG GAAGAATCGCTATTTCCGCTTTGCAAAGGAGAGACCTGAAGCACAGGGAGGTGACTGATCAGTTTACCCTGGATTTCCAGTGTTG CTCCTAA